GAAGACTGTATaatcatattaaaatacataaaagctaCGCATAGAGGGAATCTATTTTCATATAGACCTAAATGTGTGCCAATGAATAGCAGAGTCTGTTTTGAAGCCATAAAAGCAGCAATTATAGTGAGATCTAGAATGACCTGCTGGTACATGAAAATAGATTATGCTGGAACATTCCCAAGTCTCATCTGTGTCCTATATTCCAAAAATTTCAAGGAACTATCAGCAAACATGAATATCACAAAGTCTGCCCCAACCCAGGCAACATAACTTTGGGTTTGATGTCCGTGATGAATCCCTTCCTTTCTAATACTTCCCTCTCAAGTAACCAAGGCACCCCAATAAATCATTAACTTTGGGTTTGATGTCCATATTGAATCCCTTCCATTACAATGCTCCCCTTCCAGTTTCAAAGCTCTCCCCCTATAATCATTAGCtcttagggaaatgaaaattctaGTGAGGCAAGGTCACTTTTGTTCTCTGTTCCCATTCCTGTCCCTAAGTCAAGCAGGTAACCAGCCTCTATTCCCCTTAACCTCATGGAATATTTGTTCTGAACAGCCTACAACATGGCTACTTCCGAGAATCATGAGCACCTTGAAGATACAGTGTGTAGGAGGGGACAGTACCTTGGAGAGCAGAAAGGCAGGAGGAAAATTTCTGCTCATAGGACATCAGGGGGCCTGGAGGAGACAAGACTTCAGGGAAACGGCTTCTCCATACACGGAGGGAAGCTTTAGGACTCTAGCCTAGGCAGAAGCACCCTCCTACCTAAGCCCCCTTTCTGCATGTCCCACCAGTCTTAGAACAGCAGACATGCCCACCTTCAAGGGACCATGTGGACCTGGACAGTGAAGGCACCAAAGAGGTACCTCTAATTCTTGGATGaatggaaaggagagaaggagtcCTCCAATAGGGAATGAGGTTGAAATTCCCTTCATCTCACTGAGATAGAGAAAAGGATTTAATCTGCCGCCTCTAAGCAAATCTGCCTCCCACCTCCACACCATACACACTACACAGGATACATATGAGAAGTACAAACTCTTTATTGCTAATTAGGATCAGAAAACCCCCTCATTAACATCATTGAGGTGGGCAGGATCTCCAAGGAAACTTTGGGAAACCTTTTGTTCAGACTAGAAGTGGATCTCACCTCTCACCTCTCACCTCCCACCCACTGGGCTCTATCCTGGCTCCTCCTTGCCTTGAAGAAACAGAGAGCCTGCATAACACATCCAGTGGAAGAAAACGGACCCAAGAGCACTCTGGAGTGCTAGCCCTGATTCCATTCTATTTTAACCCAATTAATTCTCCTAAGAGAAGCACTGGCCATACAAAGAGCATTGCCCCATGTCTGTCTTTGGAATCCATTTTGTTATTCAATATTAGATGGAAAGGTACTTGAGATGGGGGCAGCCGGGAGGGCTAGAATGAATAGTCAACATTCCCCAAACACTACCTTTTTTTCATGACAGTTCAGTGATCTTTCTGGTGGGCTGCAGGGCAGCTAGGATAATAGTTGATCCACACTTTCATGAGGACACCTTGCTGGTATTTGCCACTGCTCATTTGTCTCCCTTGTGACCAAGGAGATGAGTAGTTTGGTCACTCAATTACTTTGCCCCCAGAATACAAAAATGATCTGAATGTTATCTCAATTGGTTTTACCCAAGGCCATTCTACATGCAAGGCAAAAAAGACATTCCTGACGTACACTGTATCTCAAATCATGCTCTTTTCTATcatttaaacaacagaaaaagatTATGCTATAGGCACTAGATAATACCATGTAGTTCAgttaatatcattttttataattaatcaaTTTGCTATCATATATAGAATTTAACAGTTCAACCCCTGCCAAACTCTTCCAAGTTAATTCCTTGTCCCAGTGGAAAAAATTAATTGCTAACAAAGCAATTTAGTTTTTCATTGTCCACCTGAAGAGTACCAAGGTATCTCTTCTTCATTGATTTCCTCTCTTCTCAGCTCCAGTCAGTGGTGGTGAGGGGTCTCAGTAAAGTATGGGTCCATCAAAATCAAGGTGTAATTTCTTTCAGCTCTGATGAGATCTTTTAGTGGGCAAGATTCAGCTTCTTCAGCAACAAAGTGggattaagacaaaaaaaaaaaaaaaaaaaaacaggacctCACCTATAAAACTTAAGAACCAAAAAGAATCAACATGAACACTATAGTAGTTTCCAAAGGGACAAGAGTGTTTTCAAgaaaaagtgctttttaaaattcaacatagCTCATAACTCTATTACCATACGGCTGTTCCCAAATACATAGCATTTTCAGGAAAAGGGGgttaagaagaaaatagaaaagaggggTTGCATGGGGAAAGTCTTCATAATCAGATTCTCCAGGGTATAAACCACTCCATAACAGCCATCAAGAATCCACCACCTGCAAAATTTAAATGCAATTAGGAGAAATTTCCAATTTAAAGAGTGTTTTTCAATAGCCTCTCTTTGttgaagtaaatgaatgaaataatataaataattacatttgtGTTCACAATAGTAAAAAGTAGTTAATCTGAGTAATGAGATAATAGGttattttacttgattttctgaataattttggTATCATATTTTCTGTGAAGTTACCTTTTGGTCAGAAGGTGGCCGGGGGACTTAGGAAATTGGTTTCTCTTTAAAGTGTTTCCATTCTTACTTACCTTCCTGAAATCAGTGAGTTTGTCCTGTGTTGACACCTCCACCCTCAACTGGCACAGAGGCTTTCTTGCATTTGTAACAAGCTGTGCGCCATGAAAAATTCATGGCTTTACAACATAGGCAGACCCAATTCTCTTGATTGTAGCATGAGGCATACTTCTCCTGATGCTGGGAACCCAGTGTTCTTTTCCCTTGTGGTTGCTTGGCCTTCTGCCACTGAGGCTGCTGTTTCTTTGGGCTTTCTCTCACAGCTTGACTCCAGCTCTCCCACACAGGGGTTGTCTGGGGCCTCTCTGCACCTTCTTCCAGATCATGACTTCTGTTCAACCCTGAGAAAGTTATCCCCAGAGCTCTCTGTAAATGTTCTTCTTCCTGGCTGTTGCTCCCACTGAACTCAAGGGGTGCCATTCCCTGGGCCCTCTCTGGACCTTCTTCCTGGCAGTGGCTTCTGCTGTGCTCCAGGGAATACATTCCCTCAGGCCTCTGATGAACTTCTTCTTGGCTATGGTGCCCACTTTCTTCAAGTAGGTGTGTTACCTGGGGCATCTGTGGACTCTCTTCCTGGCTGTGGTTACCCAGGTCAACCAAGGAGACCATCCCCTGAACACTCTGTAGACCTTCTTCTTCGCTATGGGTCCCTGTGTCTCCCAGGGAGACCATCCCCTGGGGTATTTCTGGACCTTCTTCCTTGATGTGACTCCCTATGTCAACTAGGGAAGTCATCCCTTGAGACTGTTCTGGTTCTTCCTGTTGGATATGACACACACTGTCCTCAGGGGGGAGCATTCCCTGGGACCTCTGTGGACCTACTTCTTGGCCACAGGTCTCCATGTTAACTAGGGAAGCCATCACCTGGGGTTTCTCTAGACCTTCCTGGCTGAGGCTTCTGTTGTCCCCTAGGACAGACCCCTGAAGGTTCACAGGACCTTCAGCCTGGACATAGTATCTCTGGTCCCACAGAGGGATTGTCTCATTCTGGAAGTTCCCTGCAACCCAGGAGCCAGGTGGACAGAACCCCACAGGTGGCATCTGAAGTGGGACTACTCCTGCTTCTGCTTCCATGACTCCTGCAGGTGGTGGAGGTGGCAAGTACGGGAATCCCACTGGTAATGGTGGTGGGATTGGGACTGACTGTGGCACTGGGACTTGCACAGGGGGTTGCACAGGCGAGGCCCAAGGAGTCGGGGGTCCTGGCATATAAAGGACAGCTGTCGGGGCTGGTGTTGGAGCCTCGAAATACAGCCTGTCATTTCTCCCTACGGCTCCCACTTCTTGTTGCTGGTCTGCATTCTGGGGCCAAACTGCAGGCCCTGGTTGATTGGCTCTCAGACTAGGGACTATATCATGGGCTGGGGGGGCAACCTGTGCCACCCCTTCAACCTGAAACAGCCTCCCACGCAGCATATCACTTTCATTCACTGCCTGTTGCAAGGCAGATCGGGTGAAGAGCAACTGTGTAACCACCTCATCACGCTCCTCACGAAGCCGCTGCAACTCGGAAGCCAGCGCCCAGCAAGTTGCCTCGCGCTCCTCCACCTGATCCTGCAGCCTACGGACCCGACGCCCCTGCTGCTCCCGCAGCCTGGCCACCACTCGCACGCCCAGGGCCAGGGCGCTCCAAGTGTACGCCCTCTTGAGGGCACGAGGCACCTGCGGGTCCACCACCACAGAGCGAAGCCGGTCCTCCACCTCGTTCCAGGGACGAGAGCGAAAGGCCATGTAGAACTCCGGGCCACCACCATTCATGAGAACTTCATTATTAATGAACCGGACCACCTCATTGTGGCGAAAGCCACTGGCGTGGTCGCCAAATTCCACCGCCATGGCTGCTGCGGCCTAGGAAGTAGAGCGACGGCTTCGCCGCTGCTACTTCCGCCCCGGCCCGGGGAGTCTGCAGCCACCAACTCTCTCCCCACAGTCCTCGCTCAGTGCTCTTTCAGTCTTTGCTCAGTCCTGGCCCAgtcctggcctcctcctccctcaaccCCCTCAGTCAGCTCACGAAGAACAAAGCCGCTCCTCTCACCACCACGCCAACCTCTGCTCCGCACGTCGTGAAGCGTCACAGAGAGAAGCTCTGACTCATGCCGCAAGGTTTGCTGGGACCAACCTCCCTCAGCACAGCACCGACTACTGGGAGAACAGGCAAGGGGCTGAGGTAGGAACTGCAGTGAGCCAATAGCCGCTTTGTTCATAGGAACTCGGAAAAGAAAATATCCTGCACAGCGGAATGAATTCCTAGGCAGGTGTCAAAGTCAAATAGATGATTGTAGGAAGAGTGCTCTAGTCTCAGCTCCATCTCTTGTTTTCTTGTTATTACTTCAAACCTCCTATTGGGTCAGTCATGCTGTCTGCACACTTCCCTCCTCATCCTGAGCAGACGAACTGAGAATCCCTGTCATCAAAAAAAACAAGTGATTGAGCCATGACATCCTTGAGCACTTGTGTGGAAATTCACTCCCATCTTTATCTGGTCAACCCTGATCTCAGACggtatttgtattctttttggaCTAAACGTTCTTCCTATGAACTGGACCTTCCCTAGCAGAAATACAAAAGGGAAATTTCCAGCCTATATTGGGCTGGAATCCACGCCAAAAAACAAAGCACATGGTAAAGGTAACTATATAGGATAACACAAAAGACAGtattagtttatttttggaatgtaaCTCCTCTTTAATATATGACTTTTAAAACtactgtataaaaatataaatctatgttgggtatataatatataaatatgaaatttatgaaaataacaatGTTGAAGGGGTGGAGCTACATTAGAGCAAATGTTTTGGtagatttttcaaataaaattggtATTACTCTGGactatattgttataattaatattataattgtaATCCCCTGGGTAActattaagaaaatttataatttatatatatgattgAGAATGGAATCAACattgtataatataaaaaaattaatgaaacaaaaaagtcagtaataaaaaaaaatggggagaagacatgatatattaaaattcaaatagcAAAATGCCAGAAGTTGTTCCCTAtcagtaaatatattaaatgtgaatgaattttaaaaggcaaagatcAGAAGGATAGATAACTGGAAAAAAACCATCATccaaatatattgtgtccacaaGAGACTCATTTTAGAcccaaagacacaaataaatttaaagtaaatggGTGGAAAAGGTTAGTATTCCAAGTAAATAATCAATTGAGATCTATAGTAGCTTTACAAATAAAGCAGGCTTTAAGCAAAAATTGTTTGAGAAAAGGAGGTTTAAAATGTTTGTTCCATCTATAAAATATCAGTTATAAACAGAAgatattatataatgtttaaaatggtaatctatcaataagatatatcagttataaacatatatgcatcTAACAGCAAAGTCCCAAAATACTTGCATAAATGGACAGACAATGGGGAGATATAGAAATTCTACATAATAGATGGTGACTCCATTATCCCATTTTTAATAATAGAAGAACTTACCAAAATATCAGGAAGGAAATATAAGACTTGAACAAcactgttacagtttggatctgtgAATGTCTTCCAGAAGTtcgtgtgttgaaggcttgttcCCCATTTTAGCAATGtgtagaggtggggcttttgggaactGATAAGAACTCTGCCATCATTGATAGCTGAATGACctactggaaggtggtggaaactataggcaggtggggcatggttgggAGAAATAGGTCTCTGGGAACATGCCCATGGAGCATATGCAtggctccttcctttctctgcttcccagctgccataagCTGAGTAGCTTTCTTCTACCATGCTCCTtcactgaaagggtaaagtttctaagctgcaaagcctgagttaaaatgtaaaggactaggtattataaggtttctgaactgcacacagaacctgaaattcctgaggcagttaagacaatgcccggtactgaccatttagttgttaaataacctggaccctgtgcagtttggcacataggcattcagggcccaaaccaatcagtttgaatgtatcccctccttaggATTGACCTATCACTCCCTCcccacctgttcccgccaatgaatgtactaatcatgtttaagaattgttgtttgattttcccgcggtgtatggtgatttgttaaaggagactgtgatgtatgtaaagtccctgccctccctaaaaaagtgtacttaagcactgctcaacccctgctcggggctcttggccgctctcctgtcttgagtgagcctggagccccagtgcactggattggatcctcaataaacgcccttttgctgttgcatgagtcggtctcttggtggtctcttcctccgacgttcgccggacccttacatcaCCATATCATGCCTTACCTCAGGTCCCAAGAAATGGAGCCCCTGACCATTgagtgaaatctctgaaaccatggggcaaaatacatctttcctcctttatgttgtttttcttaggtatttgtCATAGCAAACAAAAGCTCACAAACACAGAAATGGATACAGATAAGTTATAGTGCTATGACTgtacctgaccatgtggttcagaagactttggaaatgttttaaaggaggattttagaaaagtttagagatgcaggCTAGATAAGCCAGAGAATGTTGGAAACAGAatttaatgggcaattctggcATGATTTTAGAAGAACAGAATGGTGATAGGAATGTAAATAGCAAATACTGTACTCATAGGATTTTAGATGGGAACAAGGACTCTAATAGGAATTGGACAAGAGGCCATTtgtgttacattctggcaaagagTTTGTCTTCATTTTGTCTATGCCCTAAAACTATGCAATGATGAATTTAAACATGACAGAACACTCCACCTGGCAGAGGAAATATCAAGGCAGTACAGCAATCAGCTGGTTGCATAGGTATTGATGGCTGCCTTCAGTCAGGTTTACTgttattgctgagagccacagccgagttggaatggcccctggcattttacCAGAAgtatggttgagaggcgagccattaagatgatgttgGATTGAAACAGGTTGTATATTCAATTGTATtttagacctttactgtctggTAATAAGATGGCTCTTGCTGCCTCCGGCagccactactttggagttcccattgattTCTTGTGGGGTTCCTAGAGTGAGTGCGAGTGCAGCCCAGGGGAGGGAGTTCCGGTtagtgtgtggtgtgtgcctgGTGGAGCCACGTGGGTGGTGTTTGGGAGAGTTCCGGGGGAGTGCGCGTGGAATGCTgtgggagttcagaaataaagtttgttcctgcttgagtggctcctgatttgtgcccagccagtgATAATCATGAGTAAAAAGCATAGAAGAAAGATTTGAAGCTGCTTTTCTGCAGATTGGCCCGAAAACTGCACTAAAATTGGGGCCAAGGAAAGTGTGTGGTAGCTGAGGAGATTAGCACAATTAAACAGAAATGAGCACTTTGCACAAGAAATAGGAAATATGGCTTAAGGGCATCTCAGGAGTAAGCAAGACCCCACCCATCTCAGACACAAAGGTATAAAGGTGAGAACTTGTTTAAAAGATTTTtgctttgagaaaaaaatgttgaagtgCCTTGCTCCCATAGGACTGCCTAGGAAGCTGCCTCCCTAGGATTCATTTTACCATGCTCAGGTCCCCAGGCACTCTGAGGCCACTGCAGCCATAGTCCAAGAGGGCCCAGTTATTGCTTTGCTGATGGCAGGCCTTGGCATCAACATGGCACTGATTTTGCAGGCATGAGGAATACAAGAGTCAAGGATCAGGGAGGCTTccatcaagatttcaaaggaaggtatTCTAGGCCAGAGAGCATGTCCCAGGGTTAGAATACCTGCAAGCATCCCCTGAGAGGGTGATGTGTAAAACAATGAGAGTGAAGCCAAAATTGCATTGGAGACCCCCCAAGAAGTTAGAGATGCCAGGAATGTGGAAACATCTGCCAAAGAAAGCTGTGGGCAGCAAGTAGTCATCCCAAGAAAGAGGACATGTGGACTGCAACCCAAAAGGCCATAGGGGTGGGACTTTCCAAGCCCTTTAGGACCCACATCCTGCCATCATGTGCTTTGGATGCTGGACATGTGGCTATAGGACTTAATGTTTACCTTGATGCATTTCAATCTTGCTTtggtccatccttcctttctatACCACTATTCCTCCCTTCTGTAATGAGAATGTTTTCCCCAGGCCATTGTACGTTTGCAAGCATATAATTTGCTTTTTGATAGTTACCAGGACTCAGAACTTAAAGTAACCTGAGTCTCAGAGGAAACTGTGGACTACAAGTTTTGAGCAATGCTGGAACTATTAAGACTGCAGGGACTCTTGTAGATGGACTGAATTTTGCATTATGAGATGGGCATGATCTTTTGGAGTACGGAGGagaatgttatgatttggatctggaatgttcctcagaaggtcatgtgttgaaggtttatTCCACAGGTAGTAATATTTAGAGGTTTTTGAGAattgattggatcatgaggcttTAACCTCATCAATAGATTAATTCGTTGATTGCTGAATGGATTACTGAAAGGTAGTAAAAACTACTAGCAGCTGGAGCAtgcttggaggaagtaggtcactgggggcatgctccTAGGAACATATCTTATCCTTGGCTCCTCATCCCTCTCTGTTTCTTGGCTGCCACAAGCTGAGCAGATTTCCTATGCCATGTGGTTCCaacatgatgtttctgccttggagccagcttACTatagactgaaaccatgagccaaaaaatagatctttcctcctctatattgtTTTTCTCAGGAATTTATCACAGtgggatgaaaagctgactaacacaaacatCATAAAACAAATAGACATAATAGACATCTATAAAAGAGTCAAAACCAAACAGGAAGCTACATATTCTTTTCAAGGGCATATGAAAGATTCCAGGATGGACCAAACATTGGGACACAAAATGAGCCtcaatttttaaacttaaagagATTGAAACCATACTATGTCCTCTGACCACAAcagaataaaactggaaatcagtAACAGAAGGAAATTTGCCAAATATAAACTATGTGAAAATTAAGCAACACAGTCTGAAATAACCACTGGGTCAATGAAAAAgtcacaagaaaaattttaaaacatgttgagatgaatgaaaacaaaaacactgaaagggtaaagtttctaagctgcaaagcctgagttaaaatgtaaaggactaggtattgtaaagtttctgaactgcacacagaacctgaaattcctgaggcagttaagacaatgcccggtactgaccatttagttgttaaataacctggaccctgtgcagtttggcacataggcattcagggcccaaaccaatcagtttgaatgtatcccctccttaggATTGACCTATCACTCCCTCcccacctgttcccaccaatgaatgtactaatcatgtttaagaattgttgtttgattttcccgcggtgtatggtgatttgttaagggagactgtgatgtatgcaaagcccccgccctccccaaaaagtgtacttaagcactgctcaacccctgctcgagGCTCTGGGCCTCTCTCCCTTGTTGAGTGAGCATggagccccagcacgctggattctcaataaacccccttctgcggttgcatgagtcggtctcttggtggtctcttcctccgacattTGCCAGACCCTTACAGCACAATATGCCAAAACTAATGGAATTCAGCAAAAGTATTGTTTCACTGAAAATTTATAGttatgaatatctttttttgaaaaagcatataacattatttttcatattgtcaCTGTACTGTGATACAGTGCATATTCATAGAGTCATCCATGTAAGTTCTAtaattcaaagttttaaaaatatattgagttaTATCATTACAATCAATCTTAGAATATTGTCATCACCTTAGAAAAAAACCTGTACCCATTAGCAGTaatgttttttccttcctttctcaatCCCTAGCAAGCATTACTCTACTTTGTCTCTATGGACTTGCCACTTCTGAACATTCCATGTGAGTACAATCATAAAACATGTGGCCTTTGTTGTCTGTcatctttcatttagcataatgttttcaaggctcaTTTATGTTAAAGCATCAATCAGTACAGTACTTCTTTTCTTCTGCCCATTTATTGGATGTTAgtttgtttcctcttcttttttttttttttttttttttggtactgggaattttcatgggtgcttaaccactgaccacacccccagccctttttttattttttatttagagatagggccttgctaagtttgaACTCATGACCACTGGCCTAAGACTCctaaactgttgggattacaggcatgtgatacCTAGCCTAgctgtttccactttttggctattattatttttgttaaagtaTTTATGCTGTGAACAGTGAATTTTGTCAGTGAATGGATTTGTgtgcattataattttgataTCCACACAATAATATAATCTGAAAGAATGCTtgcaagctgggcacagtggtgcatggctgtaatctcagcagctcaggaggctaagacagaagggtcgtgagttcaaagccagccttagcaacagcaaggtgctacgcaactcagtgagaccctgtttctaaataaaatacaaaataggactggagatatggctcagtggttgagtacccctgagttcaattcccagtacacccCCAAAATGGCTAAAGTATTTTGTTGCATAAATTTAAGTTGTGTAATAGTATTTTTAGCaatacataaaaagagaaaaattagctCCATAGGTAAGCGATATGTTATGAATTCACAATGGTGTTTTATTATCCAGCCATAACAAAAATGAGATCCTgtaatttccagaaaaataaatggagctGGATGGTGTAatgctaagagaaaaaaagagacacagaaagaaaagtatcaCATGTTGTCTATTATACGTGGcagctaaaataaaattgatgtgaAAGTAGAGTATTGATTCTGGCTGGGAAGAGTTCTGGGCCATCAAGGATGGAAGAAGGTTGGTTGGATATTATCagtgcatatgtatgtatatatgaaaatatcatacCAAATCTCATAATATTTACAGTAGATATGTGTTAATAATATCCATCATGTCACATAATACTCATTCTGCAATAAGAATACCTCAAATTCTACTCTTTGTAATTTCTAGTATATGATATAGTATTATTAACTATCATCCTCTAGTAACCATTGTTCTCAatacattcaacatttttttttccagatttccaCACATAGAGTatgcaatgtattttttttctatgtcagGATCATTTCACTTGTTGTGAAGTCTTTCACCTTCATCCATGTTATTTTAAATGGCagcatattcttttcttttattagtagGGTTTGAACCTAGCTTTGCTTTGCCACTGAGAtgtatccccagtcatttttatttttactgttaagatagcatcttgctaaattgctgagattgaccttgaacttttgcCACCACTTCCACCTATAGCATCCTTTATAAAAGGTGAAtgataagccaggtgtggtggcacatgcctgtaaccccaggtactcaagaggctaaggcaggaggatcacaaatttgaagccagtctcagcatcaTAGTGAGACCCTCTGTGTCTAAAAGAgttgctgtctcaaaataatcttaaaaaatgaaaaattttatatatgtatgcatttttatatatttgacagGAGAGCAGAGAATAATCACCAGATACCTGGATGTTAAATTAAACATCTTTGTACCGCTTCTCCATTTATCTTCCATAGGCACAGTTACCATATTAGAATGTCATTTTGTCATGTCTCCCCTTAGGAAACTTGACAGGGTAATATGTCCTCAATCACTGCAATATCTTTTCCTCATCCTGCATTTATGACTTGCATGAGACTGACACCAGGTACTCACAGGTACTTTGCCTCTTAACAGTTCCTAGAGAATATCAGCCTCTGTGTACACCTCTC
This window of the Urocitellus parryii isolate mUroPar1 chromosome X, mUroPar1.hap1, whole genome shotgun sequence genome carries:
- the Tex13d gene encoding testis-expressed protein 13D, producing MAVEFGDHASGFRHNEVVRFINNEVLMNGGGPEFYMAFRSRPWNEVEDRLRSVVVDPQVPRALKRAYTWSALALGVRVVARLREQQGRRVRRLQDQVEEREATCWALASELQRLREERDEVVTQLLFTRSALQQAVNESDMLRGRLFQVEGVAQVAPPAHDIVPSLRANQPGPAVWPQNADQQQEVGAVGRNDRLYFEAPTPAPTAVLYMPGPPTPWASPVQPPVQVPVPQSVPIPPPLPVGFPYLPPPPPAGVMEAEAGVVPLQMPPVGFCPPGSWVAGNFQNETIPLWDQRYYVQAEGPVNLQGSVLGDNRSLSQEGLEKPQVMASLVNMETCGQEVGPQRSQGMLPPEDSVCHIQQEEPEQSQGMTSLVDIGSHIKEEGPEIPQGMVSLGDTGTHSEEEGLQSVQGMVSLVDLGNHSQEESPQMPQVTHLLEESGHHSQEEVHQRPEGMYSLEHSRSHCQEEGPERAQGMAPLEFSGSNSQEEEHLQRALGITFSGLNRSHDLEEGAERPQTTPVWESWSQAVRESPKKQQPQWQKAKQPQGKRTLGSQHQEKYASCYNQENWVCLCCKAMNFSWRTACYKCKKASVPVEGGGVNTGQTH